In the Sinorhizobium arboris LMG 14919 genome, one interval contains:
- a CDS encoding LysR family transcriptional regulator: protein MKRDRPDMADVGAFMKVARAGGFREAARASDISASALSDAVRRLEAELGVRLFNRTTRSVVPTEAGRGLMERLGPAFGEINAAIDFARGFRDRPAGVLKLNVPVSAARLVLPDIVPAFLAAYPDIRLEIMTDESFVDVIAAGCDAGIRYDERLQQDMIAVPIGPRVQRYASGASPAYLDAHGRPQHPRDLLSHSCIRGRFAGRPVSPWEFERDGEAVTIDPPTSLVVQAGGGSDLGIAAAIAGTGIVSIFEDWLRPHFESGALEPVLEPWWLSFAGPFLYYPGRRLVPAPLRAFIDFIRAMPPGGAG, encoded by the coding sequence ATGAAACGGGACAGGCCCGACATGGCGGATGTGGGCGCTTTCATGAAGGTGGCCCGGGCCGGCGGGTTCCGGGAGGCGGCTCGGGCGAGCGATATCAGCGCGTCGGCGCTGAGTGACGCCGTGCGGCGCCTCGAGGCGGAACTCGGCGTCAGGCTTTTCAACCGCACCACGCGCAGCGTGGTGCCGACCGAGGCTGGCCGCGGGCTGATGGAGCGGCTCGGACCGGCATTCGGCGAGATCAATGCCGCGATCGATTTCGCCCGCGGCTTTCGCGACCGCCCCGCCGGCGTCCTGAAACTCAACGTGCCGGTGAGCGCCGCACGGCTTGTACTGCCGGACATCGTGCCGGCCTTCCTCGCCGCCTATCCCGACATCCGGCTGGAAATCATGACCGACGAGAGTTTTGTCGACGTCATCGCCGCGGGCTGCGATGCCGGGATCCGCTACGACGAGCGGCTGCAGCAGGACATGATCGCCGTGCCGATCGGGCCGCGCGTCCAGCGCTATGCGAGCGGTGCCTCACCGGCCTATCTCGACGCGCATGGCCGGCCGCAGCATCCGCGCGACCTGCTTTCTCACAGCTGCATCCGCGGCCGTTTCGCGGGCCGGCCAGTCAGTCCCTGGGAGTTCGAACGCGACGGCGAGGCGGTGACGATCGACCCGCCCACGTCCCTCGTGGTGCAGGCAGGCGGTGGCTCGGATCTCGGGATCGCAGCGGCGATTGCCGGAACCGGCATCGTCTCGATCTTCGAGGACTGGCTGCGTCCGCACTTCGAAAGCGGAGCGCTGGAGCCCGTGCTGGAGCCGTGGTGGCTGAGCTTTGCCGGCCCTTTCCTTTACTATCCCGGGCGCCGGCTGGTGCCGGCGCCCCTGCGGGCCTTCATCGACTTCATCAGGGCCATGCCGCCAGGTGGAGCCGGTTGA